DNA from Deltaproteobacteria bacterium:
GGTGCCCCCGTCCGCGCTGCGGAACGCGCCCAGGCGGTCCTTGATGCCGTGCGTGAAAGCGCCCTTCACGTGCCCGAAGAGCTCGCTGTCCGCCATCTCGGCGTTGGCGAACGCGCCGCAGTTGATGGACACGAACTCGCCCTTGCGCCCCGAGAGCTCGTGGAGCACCTGGGCCACCAGGGTCTTGCCGGTGCCGCTCTCGCCGCTCAGCATCACCCCGGCGAGGGGGCCCACCCACTCGAGCTGCTTGTAGAGCTCCTTCATGCACGGCGCCCGGCCCACGATGCCGTGAAACCCGCGGCTCACCTCCTGCGCGCTGGGCACCAGCTCCATCCACACCTGGGTGTCGCCGAGGAGCACGCCCTGGCCCGGCAGCCAGCCGCGGATCTCCCGCAGCTCGGTCGGGGTGGGGTAGCCGCCGGGGCCCAGCGCGAGGATGGCGTTGTTGGAGCCGAGGTCGCGGAGGCACCACAGGCCGTCCTCGAACCAGAGGCGGGCGTGCACCCGGGAGACCTTGCGGTCGTCGGCGATGCGGATGTCGGCGTCCTCTCCGCTGCCGATGAGGTAGACGGTTCCCTCGACCAGCTCTACCTTGCGCGAGCCCTTGGAGATGATGCGCAGCCGGACTTTGCGCGTCGGCGGGCGGATCCGCTGGCGGTTCTCGGTCTCGGGCGGCTCGAAAGGAAATGACATCGGCAGGTCCCCCCTTGGGATTCACGGATTGTCCTAGGGAAAAGTTTATCGAGGGTCCTGATCAAATAAACTTTCAGGCGCGTGGGGTTCGTTCCGGGACAGCGGGTGGGCGATTACGTCATCGTCCGCAAGCTCGCCGAGGGCGGGATGGCCGAGGTGTACCTGGCCACGAAGCGCGGCCCCTCGGGCTTCGTGAAGACCTGCGTGCTCAAGCGGCTGAAGGCCAAGCCCGAAGAGCGCGACCGGCTGAGCGTGCTCTTCGACCAGGAGGCCAAGCTCGGGGCCAACCTCCAGCACCCGAACATCGTCCAGATCTTCGACTTCCAGCGGGACCCCGTCGGCGAGCTCTACCTGGTGATGGAGTTCGTGGACGGCTGCTCCTTGGAGGAGCTGTGTCAGCGCGTGCCGCTCGGGATCGTGCCGCCGTTCATCGCCGCGCGGATCGCGAAGGAGATCGCCAAAGCCTTGGACTACGCGACCACCGTGCCCGGCCGCGACGGACGGCCGCTCCGGCTGGTGCACCGCGACATCACGCCGAGGAACATCCTGCTCGGCCGACTGGGCGAGGTGAAGATCGCCGACTTCGGCGTGGCCAAGCCCATGGCCAAGCTCACCGAGGGGATGATGCGCGGGACCGTGGGGTACATGGCCCCGGAGCAGGCCCTCGCCGACCGCCACGTCGACGGCCGCACCGACCTCTTCGCCCTGGGCCTGGTGCTCTACGAGATGGTGGCCGGGTGTCGGCCGTACCCGGTGCTCAAGGAGCTCGACCTGGCCGAGCGGCTCCAGCGCGTGGACGAGCCGTTCGAGCCGGTGCGAAGGCACAACCCGAGCGTGCCCCGCGAGCTGGAGCGGCTCATCGCGAAGATGGTGGAGCTGCGGCCGGAGAGGCGGTTCCAGTCGGCGGCGGAGCTGGTGGCCGCGCTCGAGGAGTTTCTGGAGCTCGCGCCGTCGAAGGCAGATGTGGATCTGGAGCGGCTGCTGAGCGGGCGGCTCCCTCCGCCGTTTGCGCCCGAGATCGGGACCGAGGAGATGCGGCGGCCGGAGCTCGTGCCGACGCCGGCCGGGAAGAGGAGGAAGTCGCCGGCCCCTGTGGACAGTGTGATCCCCACGATTGTGGAGCAAGTGAGCACCGTGGTTGTGCCACCGCCGGCGCTGAGCGCGCCACGAGTGCAGCCGGAGGAATTTGTAGCGCCGGGGCGCTCGTCGGAACCGGGGAGGGAAGTGCGGTCGGAGGAGCTGGCAGCGCCGGGGCGCTCGTCGGAGCCGGGCAGGGAAGTGCGGCCGACCGCAGGCAGGATGGCGGGCGATGCCGTGCGCACCGAGCAGGTTTCGGCGGCGGCGATCCAGACGGTGGTCGAGCCGGCGAAGGTAACGTCGGCGAGGCCGATGCCCAGGAGGAAGCTAGCGGCTTGGATGATCGTGGCCGCGTTGATCGTCGCGGCGATCGGAGTGGGCTACGCGTTGGGAACGATTGCAGCGAAGGTGGAGAGGCGGGCCGACACCAAGAGCACGGTGTCGTCACCCTGAGTGCGGGTCTTTCCACCCGCCAAGAATCCGATGTGCCCCCGCCCGGCGAGCCTGCTCAAACAATGCAAGATCCTCGGCCGCTCGGTCTACGAGGTAGCCTCCGAAACACGGGACTTGCGGCTGCCGTCAGGGCTCGCGAGAACTTGATCGCCAGAACTCTTGCCCATTCACTAACAGGAAGGCCGCCACCCGTTCCCTTCCTCCCTCCAATCGAACATCCTTGAGCTCCAATCCCCTGCGAGCCCCCGTGACCTCTCCCCCTCGGCTCCACCCGATCGTTCTGGCCGCACTGGTCGCCCTGGCTTGCGCCTGCGGTGGCCACCCAACCGCCGCGCCGAGCTGCACCGATCACCAGCGCAACGGCACCGAGACCGACATCGACTGCGGCGGGAGCTGCGGCCCGTGCGGCGACGGGAAGCTCTGCGGCACCAACTCCGACTGCGTCAGCGGCCTCTGCGCCAGCGGCACCTGCCAGACCGCCGCCACGCCCACCATCCGCGACTTCTCCGCCACGCCCACGCTCGTCTCCACG
Protein-coding regions in this window:
- a CDS encoding protein kinase, translating into MGFVPGQRVGDYVIVRKLAEGGMAEVYLATKRGPSGFVKTCVLKRLKAKPEERDRLSVLFDQEAKLGANLQHPNIVQIFDFQRDPVGELYLVMEFVDGCSLEELCQRVPLGIVPPFIAARIAKEIAKALDYATTVPGRDGRPLRLVHRDITPRNILLGRLGEVKIADFGVAKPMAKLTEGMMRGTVGYMAPEQALADRHVDGRTDLFALGLVLYEMVAGCRPYPVLKELDLAERLQRVDEPFEPVRRHNPSVPRELERLIAKMVELRPERRFQSAAELVAALEEFLELAPSKADVDLERLLSGRLPPPFAPEIGTEEMRRPELVPTPAGKRRKSPAPVDSVIPTIVEQVSTVVVPPPALSAPRVQPEEFVAPGRSSEPGREVRSEELAAPGRSSEPGREVRPTAGRMAGDAVRTEQVSAAAIQTVVEPAKVTSARPMPRRKLAAWMIVAALIVAAIGVGYALGTIAAKVERRADTKSTVSSP
- a CDS encoding sigma 54-interacting transcriptional regulator → MSFPFEPPETENRQRIRPPTRKVRLRIISKGSRKVELVEGTVYLIGSGEDADIRIADDRKVSRVHARLWFEDGLWCLRDLGSNNAILALGPGGYPTPTELREIRGWLPGQGVLLGDTQVWMELVPSAQEVSRGFHGIVGRAPCMKELYKQLEWVGPLAGVMLSGESGTGKTLVAQVLHELSGRKGEFVSINCGAFANAEMADSELFGHVKGAFTHGIKDRLGAFRSADGGTLFLDEFGDLPLDIQVKLLKALEEGWVRPVGSDQRIPVDVRVITATHKNVTQLLAEGKLRKDLYYRVNVFAVHVPALSERFADFPDLIDSLTEKIPLPVVEWAPEAISALAALDMPGNVRELGNWVQRVRAVARGAVPITRAHVEKAIQEARKSAEDSSKERDPGNGTAAKTSPLMVDVSNKTLDALDEEIFRVVLAACGGNKAEAGRRLGIKPSSLKRLIKRLGL